One genomic window of Novosphingobium aureum includes the following:
- a CDS encoding YnbE family lipoprotein produces MPHIASGLDRPAHDPGVASLNERFGRGSAPLGLRACAAMVALVPCLGGCVNVTAPDKPIVIELNINIRQEVIYRLDADAANTIEANPEIF; encoded by the coding sequence ATGCCGCATATAGCGTCGGGCCTCGATCGGCCTGCACACGATCCGGGGGTAGCCAGCCTGAACGAACGATTCGGACGCGGCTCTGCTCCGCTCGGACTGCGTGCCTGCGCGGCGATGGTGGCGCTGGTCCCTTGCCTGGGGGGCTGCGTCAACGTCACCGCGCCCGACAAGCCGATCGTGATCGAGCTCAACATCAATATCAGGCAGGAAGTGATCTATCGTCTCGACGCGGATGCGGCGAACACGATCGAAGCGAACCCGGAGATTTTCTGA
- a CDS encoding YdbL family protein produces the protein MNKSVVKGLVIAGAAGLTLGFAGAAIAQRDPAYAAARSAGQIGEQRDGYLGVVGSQSADVRAMVRDINNKRRALYTSKAASLNSTIDEYAFTTGCRLILETSPGEKYQGLDGSWKTRGSGAPERDPKCP, from the coding sequence ATGAACAAGTCGGTAGTGAAAGGTCTGGTCATCGCCGGCGCCGCCGGCCTCACCCTCGGTTTTGCGGGCGCGGCCATCGCGCAGCGCGATCCCGCTTACGCCGCTGCGCGCTCTGCCGGCCAGATCGGCGAGCAGCGTGACGGTTATCTCGGCGTCGTCGGCAGCCAGTCGGCGGACGTGCGCGCAATGGTGCGCGACATCAACAACAAGCGCCGAGCGCTCTACACCTCCAAGGCAGCGAGCCTCAATTCGACGATCGACGAATATGCCTTCACCACCGGCTGCCGCCTGATCCTCGAGACTTCTCCCGGCGAGAAGTACCAGGGCCTCGACGGCAGCTGGAAGACCCGCGGCTCGGGTGCGCCCGAGCGCGATCCCAAGTGTCCGTGA
- a CDS encoding AtpZ/AtpI family protein has protein sequence MNDEPEARGPVGEDARIRALDERLDALRKREEVRNKPTAGAETDENYRMGNRVLSELLGGLAGGLFLGWLIDHFAGTSPWGLLVMMFFGIFVAFRNIIRISNRRPD, from the coding sequence ATGAACGATGAGCCCGAAGCCCGAGGCCCGGTTGGCGAGGATGCCCGCATCCGCGCGCTCGACGAAAGGCTCGATGCCCTTCGCAAGCGTGAGGAAGTACGCAACAAGCCGACAGCAGGGGCGGAAACCGACGAGAACTATCGTATGGGGAACCGTGTCCTGTCCGAATTGCTCGGGGGGCTCGCAGGTGGTTTGTTTCTCGGGTGGTTGATCGATCACTTCGCAGGAACTAGTCCCTGGGGTCTGTTGGTGATGATGTTCTTCGGGATATTCGTCGCCTTCAGGAACATAATCCGGATTTCGAACCGGCGCCCGGACTGA
- a CDS encoding F0F1 ATP synthase subunit A, with the protein MAAEAKVDPMHQFTIEPLFGSQGWSIGGYNIAFTNSALWMAIATIALLVFVAGGAKRAQVPGRWQMAVETFTGFIDGMLAANVGPNGKKYVPYIFSLFMFILFANVLGLMPIGVLGLHAFTFTSHFSATGVLAVLSFSIVLIVGFAKHKLHFFSLFVPHGTPVAMIVPIFFVELVSFLVRPFSLGLRLFVAMMAGHVLLEVLSSFVIDTGNANIGLFAIAGLPSFILMVGICALELLVAGIQAYVFALLTCVYLNDAENLH; encoded by the coding sequence GTGGCAGCCGAAGCGAAAGTCGACCCGATGCACCAGTTCACCATCGAGCCGCTGTTCGGCTCGCAGGGGTGGAGCATCGGCGGGTATAATATCGCTTTCACCAACAGTGCACTGTGGATGGCGATCGCCACCATAGCACTGCTCGTCTTCGTGGCCGGCGGCGCCAAGCGCGCGCAGGTGCCCGGACGCTGGCAGATGGCGGTAGAGACCTTCACCGGCTTCATCGACGGCATGCTCGCGGCCAACGTCGGCCCCAACGGCAAGAAGTACGTTCCCTACATCTTCTCGCTGTTCATGTTCATCCTGTTCGCCAACGTGCTCGGCCTCATGCCGATCGGCGTTCTCGGGCTGCATGCCTTCACTTTCACCAGCCACTTCTCGGCTACCGGTGTGCTCGCGGTCCTCTCGTTCTCGATCGTGCTCATCGTCGGCTTCGCGAAGCACAAGCTGCACTTCTTCTCGCTGTTCGTACCGCACGGTACGCCGGTCGCGATGATCGTTCCGATCTTCTTCGTCGAACTGGTCTCGTTCCTGGTGCGCCCGTTCAGCCTCGGCCTGCGACTGTTCGTCGCTATGATGGCCGGCCACGTCCTGCTCGAGGTTCTCTCGAGCTTCGTGATCGACACCGGCAACGCCAACATCGGCCTGTTCGCCATCGCCGGTCTGCCCAGCTTCATCCTGATGGTCGGCATCTGCGCTCTCGAGCTGCTCGTCGCCGGCATCCAGGCTTACGTTTTCGCTCTTCTCACTTGCGTCTATCTCAACGACGCCGAGAATCTTCACTGA
- a CDS encoding F0F1 ATP synthase subunit C produces MDAEAAKLLGAGFAAIGAGLASIGVGNVFAKFLEGALRNPGAADAQQGRLFIGFAGAELLGLLSFVIAALLIFA; encoded by the coding sequence ATGGACGCAGAAGCTGCAAAGCTGCTCGGTGCTGGTTTCGCCGCTATCGGTGCAGGTCTCGCCTCGATCGGCGTGGGCAACGTCTTCGCCAAGTTCCTCGAAGGCGCGCTGCGCAACCCGGGTGCTGCCGACGCGCAGCAGGGCCGTCTCTTCATCGGCTTCGCCGGTGCCGAGCTTCTCGGTCTGCTTTCGTTCGTTATCGCTGCGCTGCTGATCTTCGCCTGA
- a CDS encoding F0F1 ATP synthase subunit B family protein, whose product MPQIEQLAATYSSQIFWILVFFGFTFFVIGRGMVPGIMNTVAQRDKQIADDLLAAERARKQADAEEESWRTRENANRAEAQALIADARAKAAVETEARLATAQETIDARVAEAEARIAEARRSAAAEIEDVAADATRDIIGRVAGLSLDDAAVRAAVKENLVHG is encoded by the coding sequence ATGCCTCAGATCGAACAGCTCGCCGCGACGTATTCCAGCCAGATCTTCTGGATCCTGGTGTTCTTCGGTTTCACCTTCTTCGTCATCGGACGTGGCATGGTGCCCGGGATCATGAATACCGTAGCGCAGCGCGACAAGCAGATTGCCGACGACCTTCTCGCCGCAGAGCGTGCCCGCAAGCAGGCAGACGCGGAAGAAGAGTCCTGGCGCACGCGTGAAAACGCGAACCGCGCCGAGGCCCAGGCCCTGATCGCGGATGCCCGCGCCAAGGCAGCCGTCGAAACCGAAGCCCGCCTTGCCACCGCGCAAGAGACCATCGACGCGCGCGTCGCCGAAGCGGAAGCCCGCATCGCCGAAGCCCGCCGTTCGGCCGCCGCGGAAATCGAGGACGTCGCCGCCGACGCCACCCGTGACATCATCGGCCGTGTTGCCGGGCTCTCGCTCGACGATGCCGCCGTGCGTGCCGCCGTGAAGGAGAACCTGGTCCATGGCTGA
- a CDS encoding F0F1 ATP synthase subunit B family protein — MADNATVEQGLEHEAATLAGATETHESVEHHAEPLLLGFAPPAAVVSTSMIVLLLIALWKGVPKAIGRGLDSRIADIKAQLEEAKVLRAEAEALRKEYADKIANAEKDAAAMVEHARHEASAIVAKAEADTADVIARRERMAQDKIGAAELAAVSELRAQAAAASAAAAQGLIRANHGAEADTVLVNQAIAGI, encoded by the coding sequence ATGGCTGACAACGCCACTGTCGAACAGGGCCTCGAGCACGAGGCCGCGACCCTCGCGGGCGCCACTGAAACCCACGAGTCCGTCGAGCATCACGCCGAGCCGCTGCTGCTGGGCTTTGCCCCGCCGGCTGCGGTCGTCAGCACCTCGATGATCGTGCTGCTGCTGATCGCGCTGTGGAAGGGCGTTCCCAAGGCCATCGGCCGCGGGCTCGACAGCCGCATCGCCGACATCAAGGCGCAGCTCGAGGAGGCCAAGGTCCTGCGTGCGGAGGCGGAAGCCCTGCGCAAGGAATATGCCGACAAGATCGCTAACGCCGAGAAGGACGCGGCGGCCATGGTCGAGCATGCCCGTCACGAGGCTTCGGCGATCGTCGCCAAGGCCGAGGCGGACACCGCCGACGTGATCGCCCGCCGCGAGCGTATGGCCCAGGACAAGATCGGCGCCGCCGAGCTTGCCGCGGTCAGCGAACTGCGCGCCCAAGCTGCCGCCGCTTCGGCTGCTGCCGCCCAAGGTCTGATCCGCGCCAACCATGGTGCCGAGGCCGATACGGTTCTCGTCAATCAGGCGATCGCCGGGATCTGA